Proteins from a single region of Procambarus clarkii isolate CNS0578487 chromosome 62, FALCON_Pclarkii_2.0, whole genome shotgun sequence:
- the LOC138354271 gene encoding uncharacterized protein, producing MPPLPAAGTNVPAKWMKPTLKCCGRSWQQRAAGKYLQIYIFQNVVWKVQKSLSVGRVKQNQVKVIMMHGLAWSEAPLLCKRKSTKVGDSLELSWPFGSSVHLGASGPQPETVINIRCYKYYM from the exons atgcctcccctaccagcagctggcacaaatgttccagctaagtggatgaagcccacactaaaat gttgtggaaggtcctggcaacaaagagctgcaggaaaatacttgcagatctaca ttttccagaatgtggtttggaaagtccagaagtccctgtcagttggaagagttaaacagaatcag gtgaaagtgattatgatgcatggactggcttggagtgaggctcctttactctgcaaaaggaaatctacaaaagtgg GTGATtctctggagttgtcttggccttttggatcttctgttcatctaggagcatctggcccacaacctgaaacagtaataaatattagatgttataaatactatatgtaa